The Amycolatopsis jiangsuensis nucleotide sequence TCCGCGTAGCCGTCGAACGCGTCGTAGAGTTCACGTCCCATCGCCACGCGCTGCGCGCCCTGGCCGGTGAACAGGAACGCCAGGTCGGCTGCCTCGGGCAGCGGGCCACCGCGCAGGACGCGGTCGTCGAACGCCCGCAGCGCCTCCACGAGGTCCGTCCGGTCCCGTGCGGCCACGAACGCGCGTTCGGGCAGGGTCGCGCGGCTGCGGGCGAGGGAGAAAGCCAGATCGGCCGGGTGGGCATCGAGCGCGGCGAGCCGGCCGGCCTGCTCGCGCAGCGCCTCCGGGTCGGCGGCGGAGAAGCCGACGACGATCGGCGACGGCACCGGCGGCGCCGGCTCGGGCTCACCGCCCGGCGGCGGGTCTTCGAGGATCAGGTGCGCGTTGGTGCCGGAGATGCCGAACGACGATACTGCCGCTCGCCGTGGCCGCCCGACGCGCGGCCAGGCGACGGCCGAGGTGAGCAGCGCGACCGCGCCCGAAGACCAGTCGACGGCCGGGGTCGGCTCGTCCGCGTACAGGGTCCGGGGCAGCAGCTCGTGCCGGAAGGCTTCGACGAGCTTGATGATCCCCGCCGCGCCCGCGGCCGCCTGGGTGTGCCCGAGGTTCCCCTTCACCGCACCCAGGTGCAGCGGCTCGGCCCGGTCGCGTCCGTAGGTCGCCAGCAGCGCCTGCGCTTCGATGGGGTCGCCGAGCGTGGTGCCGGTGCCGTGCGCTTCGACGACGTCGACGTCGACGGTGGACAGCCCGGCGTCGGCCAGCGCGGCACGGATCACCCGCTGCTGCGAAGGACCGTTCGGCGCGGTCAGGCCGTTGGACGCGCCGTCGGAGTTCACCGCGGACCCACGGACCACGGCGAGGACCGGGTGGCCGTGCCGTCGGGCGTCGGACAGCCGCTCCAGGACGAACATGCCCGCGCCCTCGGCCCACGCCGTGCCGTCGGCCGCGGCCGAGAACGGCTTGCATCGCCCGTCCGGCGCCAGGCCGCGCTGCCGGGAGAAGGCGACGAACGGCCCCGGCGAGCCGAGCACAGCGACGCCGCCGGCCAGAGCGAGCGTGCACTCCCCCGCCCGCAGGGCGCGCACGGCCAGGTGCAGTGCGACGAGCGACGCCGAGCACGCCGTGTCCACGGTGAGCGCCGGGCCCTGCAAGCCGAGCGTGTAGGCGATCCGGCCGGAGACGACGCTCGGCGCGCTGCCGGTGAGCAGGTGCCCGTCGAGGCCGTCGGGCGCGTCGGCCAGCCGCGTGCCGTACTCCTGCGGCTCGGCGCCGACGAACACCCCGGTGAGGCTGCCCGCCAGCGCGCCTGCGTCGATTCCGGCGCGCTCCAAGGCTTCCCACGCCGTTTCCAACACCAGGCGCTGCTGCGGGTCCATCGCCAGTGCCTCGCGCGGCGAGACACCGAAGAACCCGGCGTCGAACTCGGCGGCGTCGTGCAGGAAACCGCCGTGGCGCACATACGTCCTGCCCGGAACGCCCGGTGTGGGGTCGTAGAGTCCCTCGACGTCCCACCCGCGATCGGTGGGGAACTCCGTGATGACGTCCCGCCCCTGGTCCACAATGGACCACAGGTCGGCGGGCGAACGCACGTCGCCGGGGTACCGGCAGCCGATCCCGACGATCACCACCGGATCGTCCTCGTCCCCTTCGCGGCGCTCGAGGGCCGCCGGGGCGCCGGTGCCGAAAAGGGACTCGTCCAGGAATCCGGCCACCGCCTCCGGGTCCGGATGGTCGTAGGCCAGCGTCACCGGCAGCTCCAGACCCGTCTCGGCGGACAAACGCTCGTGCAGCCGCACCGCGAGCAGCGAGTCGAAACCGAGGTCGGCGAACGTGCGGCCGGCCGCGGGCACCGGCCCGTCGAGCACCGCCGCCGTCGCCCGCCGGACCACGCCGAGCAGCGTCCGCAGCCGCTCGGGACGTGGCCGGCTTTCCAGCCGCCGCAGGGAATCCAGCTCGCTCATGCGCGCACTCGCCACCTCGGGTCACCCGGCACAGGATCTCGCCGGTCAAGCTAGCCGCACGGACGCCGCCGCCGGGGAGGAACTGTTCCACCGCCGGGTAACCGGGCGCCGGTTCCCCGGTCGTGGGCGGGCGGTGGAAAAACGTATCCGGCACCCACTCGCGGAATCGTTAACGTGGCCACCGGCGAACCGGATTTCAGCGCCGAGACCCGTGGCCACGGCCACGCCGGCGACAGCGAAGGGTCTCCTTCCCGGACGGCGCGACCGTCCACGGGGCCCGCGCGACCCCAACCCACAGCCGGAGGTAACGCCGATGATCATGCCCCCCGTCGAAGAACGCTTGCGGCCCGGCCCGCGGACCGAGGCGGGCCCGGCGAGCATGCTGTGCCCCGACTTCCCGTTCGCCTACGACGACTGGGTCAAGCACCCCGCCGGTCTCGGCCGGCTGCCCGAGCACGCGCTCGGCACCGAGGTCGCGGTGATCGGCGGCGGCCTGTCCGGGCTGGTCGCCGCCTACGAGCTGATGAAGCTCGGCCTGAAGCCGGCGATCTACGAGGCCGGGCACCTCGGCGGCCGGATGCGCTCGGTGACACTCGAGGGCCACCCCGACGCCGTCCTCGACCTGGGCGCGATGCGGTTCCCGCCGTCGTCCGGGACCATGTTCCACTACCTCGACAAGCTGGGGCTGCAGACCACGCCGTTCCCGAACCCGCTGTCGGCCGCTTCGCCGAGCACGGTGATCAACCTGCACGGCCGGAGCCACTGGGCCCGCACCGCCGCCGACCTGCCCGCGGTCTACCGGGAGGTCAACGACGCCTGGACGAAGACCCTGCAGGAGCAGGCGGACATGTCGCTGATGACCGACGCCATCCGGCGCCGCGACACCGCGACGATCAAGGCGCTGTGGAACCACCTGGTGGCCAAGTTCGACACCGTCTCGTTCCACGAATTCCTGGCCTCGTCACCGCAGTTCTGCTCCTTCGAGCACCGCGAGATCTTCGGCCAGGTCGGCTTCGGCTGCGGTGGCTGGGACACCGACTTCCCCAACTCCGTGCTGGAGATCCTGCGCGTCGTGTGCACCGACACCGACGACGAGCACCGCCGCGTCCTCGGCGGCGCCCAGCAGCTGCCGCTCGGGCTCTGGACCCACGAACCCACCGACCTCGCGCACTGGCCCGCCGGGACGTCACTGGCCAAGCTGCACGGCGGCGAGCCCCGCCCCGGCGTGGTGCGGATCGACCGGACCGGCCGCGGGTTCACCGTCGAGGACTCCGCCCGCGGCGTGCGCTCCTACCCGGCGGCGATCTTCGCCGCGCAGAACTGGAACCTGTTCTCGGGCATCAAGGCCGACGAGAACCTGCTGCCCCAGGCGACGTGGACCGCGCTGGAGCGTACGCACTACATGGGCGCCTCCAAGCTGTTCGTCGTCACCGACCGGCCGTTCTGGCTCGAGAAGGACCCGGCGACCGGGCGGGACGTGATGAGCACGACGCTCACCGACCGCTTCCCGCGCGGGGTCTACCTGATCGACAACGGGCCCGACGAGCCCGGCGTGATGCTGCTGTCCTACACCTGGAACGACGACTCGCTGAAGGTCGCGTCGCTGACCGCCGAGCAGCGGTTCGACGCGGTGCTCGACGCGCTCGCCAAGATCTACCCCGGCGTGGACATCCGCTCCCACGTGATCGGCCCGCCGGTCGCCGTCACCTGGGAGACCCAGCCGCACTTCAAGGGCGCCTTCAAGTCCTGCCTGCCCGGCGGCTACCGCTACCAGCGGCGGCTGTCCACCCAGTTCATGCAGCGGGACGCGGCCCCGCACCACCGCGGCTTCTTCCTCGCCGGCGACGACGTCGCCTGGATCGCCGGGTTCTCCGAAAGCGCGGTCACCGCGGCACTGAACGCCGTCTGGGGCGTCGTCGACCACCTCGGCGGCGCGACCCACCCGGACAACCCCGGCCCCGGCGACGTGTTCGACGAGATCGCCCCGGTGTGCCTCGACTGAGCGGAAAGGACTTCCCATGTTCGCGAAGATCTATTCCCCCGACGCGGTCACCGGCGGCGCGGCGTTCGAGCAGCAGGCCCTGCGCGTGGCGGAGGTCCTGCGCAACCGGGGCGTCGGCTCCGGCGACCGGGTGCTGCTCAAGGCCGAGAACACCCTGGGCTATCTGACGGTCCTGCTCGCGCTGATGCACGTCGGCGCGTCGATCGTGCTCGTGGACCACATGGAGCACGCCGAGCGCACCGCCGAGACGATCGAGTCCTCCGGGGTCGCGCTCGCCGTGGTCGACGGCGACGCGCCGATGCCGGCGGACGCGCCCGCGGAATACGTCTACGAGATCATGGTCGCCGCCGCCGACCGCGTCCCCGACGACGTCCATCTGCGCTTCGACGTGTGGGAGAAGCTTCCGGACAGCCTGGTGATGTGGTCGTCCGGCTCGACCGGCGTGCCCAAGGGCGTGGCGAAGAACGGCGCGAAGTTCCTGAAGAACCTGGAGCGCAACGCCGACCTGGTCGGGCACCGCGCCGGCGACGTCCTGCTGCCGCTGCTGCCGTTCAACCACCAGTACGGCCTGTCGATGGTGCTCATCGCGTGGCTGCGGGACTGCGAGTTCGTGATCGCGCCCTACCGCCGTCCCGACCGGGCACTGCGGCTGGCCGGCTGGGCGGGGGCCACGGTCGTCGACGCGACCCCGTCGACCTACCGCAGCCTGTTCAACATCATCGCCAAGCGCCCGTCACTCAAGGACGACTTCGCGCGTGTGCGGATGCTCTGCAGTGGCGCGGCCCCGCTGGAACGGGCCGTGGTGGAGCAGGGCGAGGAGCTGTTCGGCCTGACGCTGCTCGACAGCTACGGCAGCACCGAAATGGGCAACGTCGCCTTCGCCAACCTCGAAAACCCGCACGGCTGCGGGCAGGTCGTCGAAGGACTGGCGATCGAGGTACGAGCCGAGGACGGCACCGCCCTGCCCGCCGGCGAGGTCGGCGAGCTGTTCGTGCTCGACCCGGACCTGATGGAGGGCTATCTCGACGGCGCGGGCCGGATCGTCCCGGCCGCACGCGGCTGGTACGCCACCGGCGACCTCGGCCGGGTCGAGGACGACGGGAACCTGTTCGTCGTCGGCCGCAAACGGGCGGTGCACCGCAACGGTCACACGCTGCACCCGGACGTCATCGAGCACCGGCTGGCCGAGGACGGCTGCTCGGCGAAGATCGTCGCGCTGCCCGATCGGCGCCGCGGGTCGAGCCTGGTGTTCGTCGTCCAGGACGACGCGCTGCGGGATCCGCACTACTGGCAGGACCGCATCCGCGGGGTGCTGCCGCCGGCCGAGCAGCCGAACCGGGTGCTCGTCACCGAGCAGTTCCCGTTGAACCGCAACGGGAAACCCGACCGTCAACAGATCGAGCGGTTCGCCGCCGCCGAGTAGCTCACGAATCTCCGGCCGAAACTGGGTGTGCACCATGGACAAAACCGCCGACGCCGTCCTCTTTCCCGGCATGGGCCCGGCCCGCGCCGGGATGCTGGGCCGGTTCCTCGTCATCGATCACCGGGCCCGGAGGCTGCTCGGCGTGGCGGAGCGGGCCCTGCGCCACTCCCTGCTCGACCCGCTGGCCCGCGAGGACGACGAGTACACCGAGCACACCCAGCTCGCGTTCGTGCTCGCCTCCCTCGCGGTGGCCGAGCGGGCCGAGCAGGAGCACGACCTGGACCCGGTCGCCGTGGGCGGGGCGAGCTTCGGTGAACGCGCCGCCGTGGTGCGCGCCGGCGCGCTGCCGCTGGCCGACCTCGTGCGGCTGGTCGCGGAAGTGGCGCGGCGCGAACGCGCGTACTTCGAGCGGGCGCACCAGGATCTGGTCAGCCAGTTCGTCGTCCGGACCCCGGAGGCGGTGCTCACGGACGTCCTCGACGGGATCGGCCACGAACTGTCCGGCCGGTTCGACGCGGAGGCGCATCTGGTGACTCTCGCCGAGCACGATCTCGGCGAGTTCGTCCGGCGCGTCCGCGCGGCAGGCGGGTACGCGCTCACCACCATGCGGCCGGCGGCGCACGCACGGGTGCTCGGCCCGCTGCGCGACGAGCTGGCGGAAGTCTTCGGCAGGTTCGGGTTCGCCGACCCGGCCCTGCCGATCGTGTCCGATCAGGACGGAGAGCCGGTCCGGACCGGCGACGAAGCGGCCGCACTCCTGCTGGAGTCGACGGTCAACGCGGTGCGGCTGCCCGAGCTGGTCCACCGGTTCGCCCGGCTCGGCGTCGGCCGGGTCCTCGTCGCCGGTCCGGACCACCTGCTGCATCGTCTGCCCGGCCTGACCGGGCAGTTCACCCTGCTGCGCGCCGACGTCCGCGAGGCGTTGACCCCGCGGCGACGGCCGCGCCTGACCGGGGCGGTGGCCGCATGAGCAGCCGCCTTCGGAACGTCGCGACGATCACGGTGTCCTGCCTGGCGCAGCTGATGGTCGCGATCGACATGACCGTGCTGCACCTGGCCGTGCCCGCGCTGACCACCCAGCTCGGCGCGTCGTCCGAAGAACTGCTGTGGATCGCCGACGTCTACGGGTTCGCGATGGGCGGGCTCCTGGTCACCATGGGCAACCTCGGGGACCGCTTCGGCAGGCGGCGGGTGCTCGTCATCGGCATCACCGCGTTCGCCGTGGGGTCGCTGCTGGCCGCCGCCGCGCCGACGGTGTGGGCGCTGATCGGCGCCCGTGCGCTATTGGGCGTGGCCGGCGCGGCGGTCCTCCCGTCGACGTCTTCGTTGCTCCGCGCGGTGTTCACGACCCAGCGGGCCCGGACCGCGGCGGTCGGCGCCGGCGCCGGAGTGTCGGCGGCGGGCTTCGCGATCGGCCCGATCGTCGGCGGCGTGCTGCTCGAGCACTTCTGGTGGGGCTCGGTGTTCCTGGTCAACGTCCCGGTGTCGGCGCTCATCCTGCTCGCGGCCCGGTTCGTACCGGAATCCCGCAGCGGGCGGCGGCTGCGGCTGGACCCGCTCAGCATCGGGCTGTCGATCGTCGGCGTGGTCGCGGTCGTCTACGGGATCAAGGGCGCCTTCTACGCCGGGCTGTGGTACCCGGAGGTGCTCGGTGCCTTCGTGCTCGGCGCCGGCTGCCTGCTGGGGTTCGCCCGGCGCCAGCGGGTGCTCGACGAGCCGCTGATCGACCTGGACCTGTTCCGCCGCCGCGGATTCTCCGCGTCGGTCGGGTCGAACCTGATCTCGGTGTTCACCATGTCGGCATTCGCGCTGATCACCAGCCAGTATCTGCAGCTCGTACTGCGCTGGAGCACGCTGCGCTCGGGACTGGCGTTCGTTCCCGGCGCGATGGCCGCGCTGATCGCCGGCGGGGTGCTGGCCGCGAAAGCGGTGGGCCGTTTCGGCCGCGCCAAGGCGGTCTCCGGCGGGCTGGCGCTGGCCGCGCTCGGGTTCGCGCTGTTCGGCTTGGTACAGACGGACACGTCGTACGCGCTGGTGCTGACGGCGCAGGTGGCGTTCGGCGCGGGAGCCGCGCTGACGCTGACGGTCACCGGCGACACGATCCTCGGCACGGTGCCCCGCGACCG carries:
- a CDS encoding flavin monoamine oxidase family protein codes for the protein MIMPPVEERLRPGPRTEAGPASMLCPDFPFAYDDWVKHPAGLGRLPEHALGTEVAVIGGGLSGLVAAYELMKLGLKPAIYEAGHLGGRMRSVTLEGHPDAVLDLGAMRFPPSSGTMFHYLDKLGLQTTPFPNPLSAASPSTVINLHGRSHWARTAADLPAVYREVNDAWTKTLQEQADMSLMTDAIRRRDTATIKALWNHLVAKFDTVSFHEFLASSPQFCSFEHREIFGQVGFGCGGWDTDFPNSVLEILRVVCTDTDDEHRRVLGGAQQLPLGLWTHEPTDLAHWPAGTSLAKLHGGEPRPGVVRIDRTGRGFTVEDSARGVRSYPAAIFAAQNWNLFSGIKADENLLPQATWTALERTHYMGASKLFVVTDRPFWLEKDPATGRDVMSTTLTDRFPRGVYLIDNGPDEPGVMLLSYTWNDDSLKVASLTAEQRFDAVLDALAKIYPGVDIRSHVIGPPVAVTWETQPHFKGAFKSCLPGGYRYQRRLSTQFMQRDAAPHHRGFFLAGDDVAWIAGFSESAVTAALNAVWGVVDHLGGATHPDNPGPGDVFDEIAPVCLD
- a CDS encoding class I adenylate-forming enzyme family protein is translated as MFAKIYSPDAVTGGAAFEQQALRVAEVLRNRGVGSGDRVLLKAENTLGYLTVLLALMHVGASIVLVDHMEHAERTAETIESSGVALAVVDGDAPMPADAPAEYVYEIMVAAADRVPDDVHLRFDVWEKLPDSLVMWSSGSTGVPKGVAKNGAKFLKNLERNADLVGHRAGDVLLPLLPFNHQYGLSMVLIAWLRDCEFVIAPYRRPDRALRLAGWAGATVVDATPSTYRSLFNIIAKRPSLKDDFARVRMLCSGAAPLERAVVEQGEELFGLTLLDSYGSTEMGNVAFANLENPHGCGQVVEGLAIEVRAEDGTALPAGEVGELFVLDPDLMEGYLDGAGRIVPAARGWYATGDLGRVEDDGNLFVVGRKRAVHRNGHTLHPDVIEHRLAEDGCSAKIVALPDRRRGSSLVFVVQDDALRDPHYWQDRIRGVLPPAEQPNRVLVTEQFPLNRNGKPDRQQIERFAAAE
- a CDS encoding ACP S-malonyltransferase, whose translation is MDKTADAVLFPGMGPARAGMLGRFLVIDHRARRLLGVAERALRHSLLDPLAREDDEYTEHTQLAFVLASLAVAERAEQEHDLDPVAVGGASFGERAAVVRAGALPLADLVRLVAEVARRERAYFERAHQDLVSQFVVRTPEAVLTDVLDGIGHELSGRFDAEAHLVTLAEHDLGEFVRRVRAAGGYALTTMRPAAHARVLGPLRDELAEVFGRFGFADPALPIVSDQDGEPVRTGDEAAALLLESTVNAVRLPELVHRFARLGVGRVLVAGPDHLLHRLPGLTGQFTLLRADVREALTPRRRPRLTGAVAA
- a CDS encoding MFS transporter; this encodes MSSRLRNVATITVSCLAQLMVAIDMTVLHLAVPALTTQLGASSEELLWIADVYGFAMGGLLVTMGNLGDRFGRRRVLVIGITAFAVGSLLAAAAPTVWALIGARALLGVAGAAVLPSTSSLLRAVFTTQRARTAAVGAGAGVSAAGFAIGPIVGGVLLEHFWWGSVFLVNVPVSALILLAARFVPESRSGRRLRLDPLSIGLSIVGVVAVVYGIKGAFYAGLWYPEVLGAFVLGAGCLLGFARRQRVLDEPLIDLDLFRRRGFSASVGSNLISVFTMSAFALITSQYLQLVLRWSTLRSGLAFVPGAMAALIAGGVLAAKAVGRFGRAKAVSGGLALAALGFALFGLVQTDTSYALVLTAQVAFGAGAALTLTVTGDTILGTVPRDRAGAAAAISSTAYELGGSLGIAVVGSVLSAVYQAELVLPDGVSPVLADQVRESFSATAAVAEGLPEPVASAVRAAAEQSFVGGIRVSMLGSAVVMVVLSVVALRSLRRVPKVIENPMDDPRPVETPK